From Strigops habroptila isolate Jane chromosome 1, bStrHab1.2.pri, whole genome shotgun sequence, a single genomic window includes:
- the YTHDF3 gene encoding YTH domain-containing family protein 3 isoform X1: MSDPYMPSYYAPSIGFPYSLGEAAWSTAGDPPMPYLTTYGQMSNGEHHYIPDGVFSQPGALGNTPPFLGQHGFNFFPGNADFSTWGTSGSQGQSTQSSAYSSSYGYPPSSLGRAIADGQAGFGSDTLSKVPGISSIEQGMTGLKIGGDMTAAVTKTVGSALSSTGMTSIAANSVPPVSSSAPKPTSWAAIARKPAKPQPKLKPKGNVGIGGPAVPPPPIKHNMNIGTWDDKGSVVKAPPAQPVLPPQTIIQQPQPLIQPPPLVQSQLPQQQPQPQQPQQQQGPQQQAQPHQLQQQQLQNRWVAPRNRGVGFSQNNGAGSENFGLGVVSVSSSPSGVEVHPVLEKLKAINNYNPKDFDWNLKNGRVFIIKSYSEDDIHRSIKYSIWCSTEHGNKRLDAAYRSLNGKGPLYLLFSVNGSGHFCGVAEMKSVVDYNAYAGVWSQDKWKGKFDVKWIFVKDVPNNQLRHIRLENNDNKPVTNSRDTQEVPLEKAKQVLKIIATFKHTTSIFDDFAHYEKRQEEEEAMRRERNRNKQ, from the coding sequence ATGTCAGACCCATATATGCCTAGTTATTACGCTCCATCCATTGGATTTCCATACTCTTTAGGCGAAGCAGCATGGTCAACTGCAGGTGACCCTCCAATGCCATACTTGACAACTTATGGACAGATGAGTAATGGTGAACACCATTACATACCCGATGGTGTATTTAGTCAACCTGGGGCATTAGGAAATACCCCTCCATTTCTCGGGCAgcatggatttaatttttttcctgggaatgCAGACTTCTCTACATGGGGGACAAGTGGATCTCAGGGACAATCAACGCAAAGCTCTGCTTACAGCAGCAGCTATGGCTATCCGCCTAGTTCTCTTGGGAGAGCCATAGCAGATGGACAGGCTGGATTTGGCAGTGATACTCTGAGCAAGGTGCCTGGGATTAGCAGCATTGAGCAAGGCATGACTGGACTGAAAATTGGTGGAGATATGACGGCTGCTGTGACAAAAACTGTAGGCTCAGCTCTGAGCAGTACAGGTATGACAAGCATTGCAGCAAACAGCGTCCCTCCAGTTAGCAGTTCAGCACCTAAACCAACCTCATGGGCTGCCATTGCAAGGAAGCCTGCTAAACCTCAGCCGAAGCTTAAGCCTAAAGGTAATGTGGGCATTGGGGGCCCTGCTGTACCACCACCACCTATAAAACACAACATGAATATTGGAACTTGGGATGACAAAGGGTCAGTAGTAAAAGCACCCCCAGCCCAACCAGTACTGCCTCCTCAGACTATAATCCAGCAGCCTCAGCCATTAATTCAACCACCACCACTGGTGCAAAGCCAACTGCCTCAACAGCAGCCTCAGCCACAGCAACCACAACAGCAACAAGGACCTCAGCAGCAGGCCCAGCCTCACCAgttgcagcagcaacagctgcaAAACCGCTGGGTAGCTCCTCGTAATAGGGGTGTGGGCTTCAGCCAGAATAATGGAGCTGGTAGTGAGAACTTTGGTTTAGGTGTTGTATCCGTCAGCTCCTCACCTTCTGGTGTGGAAGTGCACCCAGTGCTGGAGAAACTAAAGGCCATAAACAACTACAATCCCAAAGACTTCGATTGGAATCTGAAGAATGGACGTGTGTTTATAATCAAAAGTTATTCAGAGGACGATATTCATCGCTCCATTAAGTACTCTATCTGGTGTAGTACTGAGCATGGTAATAAGCGCTTGGATGCTGCTTACCGTTCCCTAAATGGAAAAGGCCCACTCTATTTACTCTTCAGTGTGAATGGCAGTGGACACTTTTGTGGTGTGGCTGAGATGAAGTCTGTTGTGGACTACAATGCATATGCTGGTGTCTGGTCTCAGGATAAGTGGAAGGGGAAGTTTGATGTCAAATGGATCTTTGTCAAAGACGTTCCCAATAACCAACTGCGGCATATTCGCTTGGAAAACAATGACAACAAACCAGTTACCAATTCGAGGGACACTCAAGAGGTACCCCTAGAAAAAGCCAAGCAAGTGCTTAAAATAATTGCTACTTTCAAGCATACCACCTCAATCTTTGATGACTTTGCACATTATGAAAAGCgtcaagaggaggaggaagccatGCGTAGG
- the YTHDF3 gene encoding YTH domain-containing family protein 3 isoform X2 codes for MSATSVDQRPKGQGNKVSVQNGSIHQKDAVNDDDFEPYLSSQTNQSNSYPPMSDPYMPSYYAPSIGFPYSLGEAAWSTAGDPPMPYLTTYGQMSNGEHHYIPDGVFSQPGALGNTPPFLGQHGFNFFPGNADFSTWGTSGSQGQSTQSSAYSSSYGYPPSSLGRAIADGQAGFGSDTLSKVPGISSIEQGMTGLKIGGDMTAAVTKTVGSALSSTGMTSIAANSVPPVSSSAPKPTSWAAIARKPAKPQPKLKPKGNVGIGGPAVPPPPIKHNMNIGTWDDKGSVVKAPPAQPVLPPQTIIQQPQPLIQPPPLVQSQLPQQQPQPQQPQQQQGPQQQAQPHQLQQQQLQNRWVAPRNRGVGFSQNNGAGSENFGLGVVSVSSSPSGVEVHPVLEKLKAINNYNPKDFDWNLKNGRVFIIKSYSEDDIHRSIKYSIWCSTEHGNKRLDAAYRSLNGKGPLYLLFSVNGSGHFCGVAEMKSVVDYNAYAGVWSQDKWKGKFDVKWIFVKDVPNNQLRHIRLENNDNKPVTNSRDTQEVPLEKAKQVLKIIATFKHTTSIFDDFAHYEKRQEEEEAMRRERNRNKQ; via the exons ATGTCAGCCACCAGCGTCGACCAG AGACCTAAAGGACAGGGAAATAAAG TTTCAGTACAAAACGGTTCGATTCATCAAAAGGATGCAGTAAATGATGATGATTTTGAGCCATATCTAAGTAGTCAGACAAATCAG agtaACAGCTATCCACCAATGTCAGACCCATATATGCCTAGTTATTACGCTCCATCCATTGGATTTCCATACTCTTTAGGCGAAGCAGCATGGTCAACTGCAGGTGACCCTCCAATGCCATACTTGACAACTTATGGACAGATGAGTAATGGTGAACACCATTACATACCCGATGGTGTATTTAGTCAACCTGGGGCATTAGGAAATACCCCTCCATTTCTCGGGCAgcatggatttaatttttttcctgggaatgCAGACTTCTCTACATGGGGGACAAGTGGATCTCAGGGACAATCAACGCAAAGCTCTGCTTACAGCAGCAGCTATGGCTATCCGCCTAGTTCTCTTGGGAGAGCCATAGCAGATGGACAGGCTGGATTTGGCAGTGATACTCTGAGCAAGGTGCCTGGGATTAGCAGCATTGAGCAAGGCATGACTGGACTGAAAATTGGTGGAGATATGACGGCTGCTGTGACAAAAACTGTAGGCTCAGCTCTGAGCAGTACAGGTATGACAAGCATTGCAGCAAACAGCGTCCCTCCAGTTAGCAGTTCAGCACCTAAACCAACCTCATGGGCTGCCATTGCAAGGAAGCCTGCTAAACCTCAGCCGAAGCTTAAGCCTAAAGGTAATGTGGGCATTGGGGGCCCTGCTGTACCACCACCACCTATAAAACACAACATGAATATTGGAACTTGGGATGACAAAGGGTCAGTAGTAAAAGCACCCCCAGCCCAACCAGTACTGCCTCCTCAGACTATAATCCAGCAGCCTCAGCCATTAATTCAACCACCACCACTGGTGCAAAGCCAACTGCCTCAACAGCAGCCTCAGCCACAGCAACCACAACAGCAACAAGGACCTCAGCAGCAGGCCCAGCCTCACCAgttgcagcagcaacagctgcaAAACCGCTGGGTAGCTCCTCGTAATAGGGGTGTGGGCTTCAGCCAGAATAATGGAGCTGGTAGTGAGAACTTTGGTTTAGGTGTTGTATCCGTCAGCTCCTCACCTTCTGGTGTGGAAGTGCACCCAGTGCTGGAGAAACTAAAGGCCATAAACAACTACAATCCCAAAGACTTCGATTGGAATCTGAAGAATGGACGTGTGTTTATAATCAAAAGTTATTCAGAGGACGATATTCATCGCTCCATTAAGTACTCTATCTGGTGTAGTACTGAGCATGGTAATAAGCGCTTGGATGCTGCTTACCGTTCCCTAAATGGAAAAGGCCCACTCTATTTACTCTTCAGTGTGAATGGCAGTGGACACTTTTGTGGTGTGGCTGAGATGAAGTCTGTTGTGGACTACAATGCATATGCTGGTGTCTGGTCTCAGGATAAGTGGAAGGGGAAGTTTGATGTCAAATGGATCTTTGTCAAAGACGTTCCCAATAACCAACTGCGGCATATTCGCTTGGAAAACAATGACAACAAACCAGTTACCAATTCGAGGGACACTCAAGAGGTACCCCTAGAAAAAGCCAAGCAAGTGCTTAAAATAATTGCTACTTTCAAGCATACCACCTCAATCTTTGATGACTTTGCACATTATGAAAAGCgtcaagaggaggaggaagccatGCGTAGG